In the genome of Helicovermis profundi, the window TCTCTTATGAATTCCCTATAATTACTATTCTTATCAATATATTATCTAAAATATGAGTCAATTATAACAATCCCTAGCATTTTGTCAAGAGTAATATATTGACAATTTATTAGCCTTATAAAAACTACAGCTAATTTATCCGATGCCTTAGAGTTCTAATACCCCCACTTCTTAAAAAAGAGGGGGATAAAGAACTCTAAAAAGACCCTGGATTATGTTTTCTAAGATTCAGTGGGAGTAAAAACTCCCTCTGAATCCAAGAAATTCATTTATCTAGCTCTTATAACAAAGAGAAACCGCGCTAGAACCAATACCTTCGCCCTTACCTTCGAACCCTAATTTTTCTGTTGTAGTTGCCTTAATGTTTATTAATGAAACATCAATATCTAATTCTCCTGCTATATTCTTGCGCATATCATCAATAAATTCTTTTAATTTTGGCTTTTGAGCAATTACCACTGAATCAATATTGATAATCGTAAAACCTTGGTTTCTAATTAATTTACCTACTTCATTTAATAGTTTTAAACTTGAAATACCTTTATATTTTAGATCAGTATCAGGAAAATATACACCAATATCTTTAAGACCAGAAGCTCCAAGTAGCGAATCCATTATAGCATGAACAAGCACATCTGCATCAGAATGGCCAAGAAGTTTATAATCATATGGAATTTTTACTCCACCTAAAATAAGACCATCGCCTTTTACTAATTTATGCACATCATATCCGTTACCAACTCTTAAGCCTAGAATCGCTGCGTTTTCCATATTACACCTCCATTTCTATTATAGCTTTTGCAAAAAATCGATCTTCCTCTGTAGTAACTTTAATATTACTGTAATATCCCTCTACAACGTTAACATTATAGCCATAATGTTCCATTAGAGATGCATCATCTGTAGCACTTACATCTTCTCTAATCGACTTCTCATACACTTCTTTTATTGTATCAAATTTAAAAATCTGCGGAGTCTGCGCCATCCAAAGTTCAGATCTATCTAATGTTGAAATTACTTCACTTTCTCTAACTATTTTTATTGTATCTTTAGACCTAACTGCAACAATTGCAAAATCATTTTCAATTGCCTTCTCCATTGTTTCTATAATTATATTTTTTTTAATAAATGGCCTTGCACCGTCATGAACTATAACAAAATCAATATTTTTGTCGACTTTTTTTAATGCATTATATATAGAATCTTGTCTTTCCTTTCCTCCGAGCACATATTTTATATTCACTTTATTAATATAGGATAAAGCTCTCTTAATAAATTCTTTATCTTCTTCTCTTACTAAAACAATTATTTCCTTTATTTCATCAATATCAAGGAAAGATTCAATCGTTCTTTGAATAATCATTTTATCGTTAATTTCAATAAATACTTTGTTTTTACCAGCATTCATTCTCTTACCACTTCCAGCAGCTGCAATAATTAATGAAAATCTTTCTTTCATAACAACCTCCATATATACCAAAATTCTAAGGTCTCTAAAAAAATTAAAGAGCTTTTTCAATAAAGAAAAAGCTCTCATTTACTATTTTGGTTTAGCAAAAATCATTCTACCAGCAGCTGTTTGTAAAACACTTGTTACAACTACATCCATAGTAACATTGATTTTTTTCTTCGCACCTTCAACAACAATCATTGTACCATCATCTAAAAATGCAATACCTTGATTAGATTCCTTTCCTTCTTTAATAATTGTAACAACCATTTCCTCTCCAGGAAGAAGTACTGGTTTTACAGCATTAGCAAGCTCATTAATATTTAAAACTGTAACTCCTTGAAGTGATGCAACTTTATTTAAATTGTAATCATTGGTTACAACTACACCATTCATTTCCTGTGCTAATTTCAATAATTTTATATCTACTTCATGAACATCATCAAAATCATTATCAACGATCCTTACTTCAATATCCATTTCTTGCTGAATGGTTTTTAATATATCAAGTCCACGTCTGCCTTTGCTTCTTTTTAAGCTATCTGAACTATCAGCAATATGCCTTAATTCTTTCAAAACAAATTCTGGAATTATAAGTGCTCCTTCTATGAAATTTGTTTTACATATATCTGAAATTCTTCCATCAATAATTACGCTAGTGTCAAGTATTTTAGGTTTGGCTCCACTACTCTTACCATGTGTATTTTTATGCGAAGTATTCTTTTTAAAAACATCCGGTAGTTTATTTAAATCACTAATGCTTTTTGTTGATATGGCTATACCTAAATATCCTAAAAAACCATAAACTGCAACAGTAAGAATTGTTCCAAGTATCTTTATAGGAATTAATCTAAAAACCGGACTTA includes:
- the ispF gene encoding 2-C-methyl-D-erythritol 2,4-cyclodiphosphate synthase — protein: MENAAILGLRVGNGYDVHKLVKGDGLILGGVKIPYDYKLLGHSDADVLVHAIMDSLLGASGLKDIGVYFPDTDLKYKGISSLKLLNEVGKLIRNQGFTIINIDSVVIAQKPKLKEFIDDMRKNIAGELDIDVSLINIKATTTEKLGFEGKGEGIGSSAVSLCYKS
- a CDS encoding PIN/TRAM domain-containing protein; protein product: MIKRITKVTLVIFGLFFGYAISSMLFKVNAIGLALNYNSNDEVLGLIVGSVFAILFGLIFYFLSPKITNVSIEITNKVEVELGKVPVGQVVIGSVGLIIGLIIAYLISPVFRLIPIKILGTILTVAVYGFLGYLGIAISTKSISDLNKLPDVFKKNTSHKNTHGKSSGAKPKILDTSVIIDGRISDICKTNFIEGALIIPEFVLKELRHIADSSDSLKRSKGRRGLDILKTIQQEMDIEVRIVDNDFDDVHEVDIKLLKLAQEMNGVVVTNDYNLNKVASLQGVTVLNINELANAVKPVLLPGEEMVVTIIKEGKESNQGIAFLDDGTMIVVEGAKKKINVTMDVVVTSVLQTAAGRMIFAKPK
- the ispD gene encoding 2-C-methyl-D-erythritol 4-phosphate cytidylyltransferase, with amino-acid sequence MKERFSLIIAAAGSGKRMNAGKNKVFIEINDKMIIQRTIESFLDIDEIKEIIVLVREEDKEFIKRALSYINKVNIKYVLGGKERQDSIYNALKKVDKNIDFVIVHDGARPFIKKNIIIETMEKAIENDFAIVAVRSKDTIKIVRESEVISTLDRSELWMAQTPQIFKFDTIKEVYEKSIREDVSATDDASLMEHYGYNVNVVEGYYSNIKVTTEEDRFFAKAIIEMEV